The genomic window tATGTTCAAAGGTGATActatttctgttcctctgcttACCTATTAGCTCAGCAGAGAGCACACACTGGGTTGTACTGTGGAAGAAACAGCACTGAGTCCTTCTTCTGCCAAACAGATTTCAACCATTTACTAGGAGAATGCCATAAGCACATGACTATGCCAATCGTGGCATATGCTGACTCTTTTTCATTCCATTCCACATAGCTAAAAACCCACTCCCGCCCATTTTAGAGGGCAGAGGACTGAAACGCAGCTGTCTCCCTTCCCTAGAACCCCATCTCACCCAGTACTTTGAATTGGTCTTGCTATCTCTTAGAGTTTACAAAAGTATTTCAtacaaaaacaaacagcatgGAAGACTCAAGGCACACTCTCTTCAGGACAACATTTTTCTTGTGATTAGGGGACCTTTTAAGGAAGTAGGAAATTTGAATGTAAATGGCATGGACAAAGGAGGGACCAGAGCCTTGTTTTTTCATTCCTAGAATTATTATATGCACCTGCAAGCTACTGGGTAATAGAGGGATGATCTAGATACCGCCCTCCTCCAGCAGATCTATAGATACTAATCTGGAAATGTTTTCCAGATTAAGATATTTGGTGTGTTTGGATTAAACCTGTGATTACACTTCTGACAATCAAAAGCGCACCTTCTAAAATTTGCTATGTCTCTCAGTTGCGAGATGAGGTGTGCAACTAAACGAGTTGGATGTTAGTGAAGGCCTACTCTCCTAAAAATGTTGAATGAAGTTGCTTGTGCAAGCCTTTCTCTCCGGCGCCTCTGAAAGTGGTACACCTAACTCCTTATCCCTCAAGCAAAATGGCCTAATGTTCCCAGCCACATCCTACATTTTTTCCCTATTCCCAAGGTGTCTCCCACATTTTTCCCAGAAGTCTTTTCTATGTCAGAAGTGATGAATCCTTGTTAAAGTAGCACAGTCTTCcagcttttatattttcagaaaaaaaatacgaGGCGTTCTATTTCTTATGGTAAGTAGCATAAATGCACCAAAACAACAGTATGGATACCCCTGTATTAATTGTTTAGAGAGCTGTCATTGGAAGTTGGGGACTGGGAAGTCACAAAAGGCTCGTTTGCCTTCTGATCGTCCTTCATGGAGGCTGCTTGGTCTGAgatggaagagaaggagagcTGGTCATGTTCCATTATATGCACTTGGTCCTCTTCCTTGTCCTTCTTCACATAAAACAACTTCCTAAACTTTTTGAGTTCATGGAGTTCACAGAAAGTCTCAAGAACCACCAACATTGCAATAAGGCCCAGCAACAGATAACCTggatacaaaaaaaaaccaaaaacaaaaaggtgTTTTAATTATTAGCAAATTAAGTGGGGCTGCTACATTTTTAATCCTGTAACTTTTCTCACCCCTGTCATCTCTGAATAgtatgttaattttctttatgaCTCAATTTCAGAGCTCTGTAACCCACTTTGGACTGTTaaatcctttcttcctttttcattctacAATAACAAGACTCTGCATAATAAAAAAGTAACTCTAGCAGCTTTAATTCTGTTACAACTgtacaagagaaaaatctgtaaagacattaaatgaaacagaataCTAAAATTTATCACATATACACTCCCCCACTTACTTACGACCTTCACGATTAAGTGCtcttcaaaagattttttttccccttaatatTCCTACATGTTATAAATAGAAGTAAAAATATGGCAGCTAATTATGGTTATTTGTTGTTTGTACCAGTTTAGCAGGACAAATCACTtgtatttaatgaaaacttttgaattattttcctttaaaattataaGAAGCTATCGAACACCCTGAAATgagtggaaaaacaaagcaactaGAAATGTGtacaaaaccaataaaaaaaaatgaaaaattactgtaaaattattgctgatattttaaaaacctgacaAAGTTGCTATATCTGATGACACCTTGAAGATTATTTGCAATGTTTTACTAACATACATAAACTATCCAACTTGGAAGTGTTACTTAAATGATATTACTGATGACTTTGGTGGTGTACTgactctgatttttaaaggtAATAGTCAGCTCTCATAGACTGAGACTTTTGGAAATGGAGCTTCGTATGATTAACAGCCcactgtattctttttttttttttttcctctccaacaTATCCATCTAGAATTTGAGGGAAGGTGTTGAAAATGAGCATTTCTTAATCTCAATGTTGCATTAGATCTTTGTCTACtgataattacattttaatgagGAGCACAACTACTTgaatattttatcatttcaaTGAGTAAATCAAGCAGAAGCTAAGTGTATAATTATTAGTACAACATGCTCATCCAGAGGCTGAACATTAAATGTGCTGAAAGATCAACACGGATTAATTATTATAATCTACACATTGTCACTGTTCTGTTTCCTAAAGGCACAAATATTTCACCTGTAATTCCAGATTATTCACTGGCAATAATagtctccttttccttccaggaGCACCATTAAATCAATATTGCAATACCAGGTACTGATCTGAATCAGCACTACAGCTAAAATTTATGAATTGTTTTTAAGCTTTATCTCATGACATCAAATGGGAGCTATGCATTAATACAAGGATGAAGTAACAAGCTATGCCAATTAAAAGGCATCTATAAATCTGCACTGAGAATTTTGTCATTATCTCTGAAACTCAGTCCAGCTGATCACCACTTGATTTAGAACAGGACTTGTGTTCCCCTAAAAATTCTTGAAAAGCTTGTAGCACTCACTAAGCATTTTCTGATATAGAACTCCAAAacttttcttgaagaaaatttAGGttcagcaagagaaaacattttatacaTCCCATTTGGTTCCTTGAATTGTtcacatgaaaggaaaaagaataatttaaaagttatGACCTTAAAAACTGTTGAAATTAAATACTCTAAGGTCATAACTTTGCCTAAAAGctactttttccttttagtaTTTCCTGCAATTTATTTCCTAAGTGTCCTAAAGTTTGAAAAAGGATATTCTGAACGataatgttttcttctgattttgaGTTTTCAGAATAGCTAGAATTTTTACAAGGCCTTTACTATGTGTGACTTTCTCCATTCACTTCATCATTTACCATCCCCAAATCAACTCTGTAGATCAGCAGGGTAATAATTAAAAGCTACTGCTGGTAAGATAAACATGATGGGTAGAGGGGGAAATCTCCTGCAATGACAACAGGCCTGGcaggagaataaaataaagtgTTCTGTTGGCTAGTTCAAGGCCCTGCTTCAAGGAATGAAAATTGAAGGCCAGTCTTTCTTTAGGTAAAACACAAACCCAAGTTAATGGACACTTTGCCTACACTAAGATTGCTGGATCATGCACATGAGCACAGACAAATGCATACCAGCCTAAGAAATGGACCTGACAGGAAAGGTTTGTTTTGGCCGTTCAGATCTTTTAACCGGGGCATCTGATGACCCAGGACTGCACAGACTGAAGCCGTATCAGAAACTGGGATGCTTCAAAACACTGTCAACTGGAGGATACTGCCCTCAGCATACGTTCATTCAGAATGCCCACACAAACACAATTTTCTTAGCTCTACATTGAGCAAATCACTGATCACTGTACCTCTCTTCTGTGTCAAACATAATGAAACAATTTAAATTTAACATTCGTAGTCTTGCTTTGCTATCATCTCGGTCTGCTTGTCTCTCTTTGACAGCTTGTATGTACCAGTGCCAGCTTCAGCTACCTTCTGTTCCAACTGGAGTCAGAAACTTTGCTATTCTGCCTCATTTCCTGTTGTTCCTCAATTCATCTCTGTCCACCTGTCATCTCACCTTATGAGATGACCTTAGGTTACACGGATCATCTTCCTGGCTCTGCAATGCACTGAAATCTTAGCCCAGGATACTCATAACCAATTTCGTAACAGTAATGTGAGCATTTTTTCCTACTATTAATAAGAGACTAAGTAGCTATGGTTTAGCACAATGGAATTCTggttttagctttttctttcttaactaAGAAAACTGACTTTATTTAAAGGTCTCCTCTTTGCACAGCTACCTACAATGCGCAGTTTGCTAGCTGACAGCTCACAAAACAATCACCATGGAGAAggaaagactgatttttttttttttttaatatatatataaaatgccttttatttAGCCAGTTTGTTTGACACTTACATGTAATTCCTATTTTATACAGCTCTCGGAATTTTTGATTGTAGCCTTCTCCTGGCACATAGTCTCCAAGGCCAATGGTGCTcagggaaatgaaacaaaagtaaaaagattCCAAAAAATTCCAGTCATCttccagaacagaaaatattgcTGCTGGGATTAAGAAGAAGCATGAGACAGTGATGAACCCAAGGACTATAGCGTGGATGATTGCAACAACCTGCTTGGAGAAGCCCCAGCGAATGTGGAAATACAGTACAGGCCGCCTCGTGACATATACAATGATGCGCTGTACCACCGCTGTCAGGAAAAGCAGTGTAAACGGGATCCCAATGACAGAGTAGATGATGCAGAAGGCCTTTCCTCCGTCAGATAAAGGCACTGTGTGTCCATAACCTGGAACAAAGCAGAAGAGGCATAGGTTGAGGTAAAGCTGGGAGCTCATGTACCAATTTGATATTGGCTATATTGcgtgaggaaaaaaacagcttcacTATTGCTAATTCTGAATTCTGCTATTCTTGACAAATGCTATTCAAAGGTCTGTTTTAAGCAGGCAAACAAAGCCTAAGTACTAGCAATaagcaagtaaaaataaaaaaatatatttcaaaattgtGAACGTAATTGtataaatgcttattttggagaaggaagtaATGCCTAGTCAGGAGTGGGAACCTATGCCAGGAAATCTGTGTTTTATTCTGGGTTTTCCTGATGAcctttttgtttagttttacaAAGTGATGTAACTTCTTTTACATACCTTGTTAAGTGGAATAATccatacttcagaaaaatgttccTACGTCTACTTTGTAGTAAAAAACTCTAAGACCTTttgtgaaaattatttaaattacataaaGGAAGAGGAAATCTCTTGAAATTTAGTTTGGGCAGTCTTTACACTGATATCAAACCAAGCAAGTGCAGACAGGCCCTAGTCATTCTGCAGCCCCAAATCTGCCAGCTCATTTGGGTTACATTAGTGCTGTACAATGAGGCATTTTCCAGAGATACTGCAACTAGCTATCTTGAGGACCTCAGGCAGAGCCCAGTGCAGAAAGGGTTATGCTGCTTCTGATCTCTGAGCTGGGCTCACTCTGCAATCGCCCAGTCTGCCCAGTGCAGCACTGGACCAGGCAGACATTCCCCAAGGGCTCCCAGGagccccctgcccgctgccctgTGAAACCAGCTGTTCTGCAAGCTCCTTCAGGTTTTATATGAACATGAGAGACTTCCCCTCTACATTAATGAATTTAATAGTAGAAGCATTGCTCTTTTAAGTTTTCCAGCAGAGTAAGAAAAGataatgttctttttatttaagaCGCACAGAGACACTTTTAGACAGTGAAAGACGGGCGAAGTGTCTTATCCTTACAATGTACAAAGTCTTAGAGTAGAAATGCATGAGGTGTAGTTTCTCTGTGTTAGCTAACCTGACAGGAAACTTCAGctgtatttgaattttaatgaCATTATGAATAATTTACCCAAGCTCAGTCTTTTGAACCCCAGAAAATAGTATtaattaatgactttttttcttgctcacCTTCTGTTTGCTTCATCCGTTTTGAGATAAGAGAACCGGAACTGCGTAGAGCACACCAGACGCAGCTGAATCAGATTTATGAAGTTGCAGAGAAGGTTTCTCACCTTGTGTACTACTCCATCCCTAATAATGCTGGACATTTGATTGGCATTTCTGACTACCACTGAGCTGACACTCTCTTGGCCCTGTCTATGAGAACCCCAGGATCTTACCCCTCAGAGGTATCCGGGGCTCCACCAGTGCAGACCCCATCACTTCATATGTGAAACTACGACTGGTTTTGCTGTGTGCATCACTTAACATTTTATCTGCACTCATTTTCAAGTGCCATTTTATTGCCCAGTTGCCCTGCGGCTCTTCTATCATCCTTACTGccttaaataattttgtgtCTTTAGCAAACTTTGTTACCTCCCTCTTCCAGGTCATTTATGAATACGTTGAACAGCACAAGCCCCACCACAGGAACAACCCTTGTGAAATCCCCCTACTTCACAAACTAACTATTTTCTCCtactctgttttctgtctttccctaTCTCACATGTATATGAGGACCAGCCCCAGTTCCTCAGTGTTCCTGAAAGTATTTTGTGACAGACAATCAACTCCAAGTTTGGAAGAGAAGATAGATGTGTGTTTTGAGTAGACTATAGGGTATCTAAAACTGACCCATGtgacacaaacacaaaaaggcaACTGCAATGCTTCATCACATCAAGGTGCCTTCAGTAAAGCAGAACTAGAGGTATTACTAGAGTAAGATGCAGATCAGACCTCATCTGGACTAATCTACTTCATTCTGTATATTCACGCTTCAAGAATGAATTCACATTGGAAGAAGAGCACAGAAAGGCTACTGAAACCACCAGGGGAATAGAGACTGTTTTATGAGAGGAAGATAAAAGTGGTTGGCTTCCTCAGCACAGATGAATGGAGGCTGAAAAGTGATATAGTATCTCCCTGTTAATGCATCAGCATACAAGTACTACCAAGGGAAAAGAAACGCTTTAGATGAAGAATAATATTGCCACACAAACAAATAGCTTTGATGTAGCATGAATAAATTTAGTCTCAAAAttagaaaaaggtttttaaGCTTCAGAGATGAGTTTTGGAGCAGCCATCCACTTTCAGTACTGGGGGAAGAGCCCTCTATGTTTAAAATGGAGCCTGATGAAGCTTGGTAACTTTATGGATGGTGCAGTATCATGAGGCTATACATGACAAGCAGAAACTGCGCTTGCAGACCTAGAAAGTCCCTTGCAAGTTCCAGGTTCCTAAATTTAACATATGTTTGCACTGTACAATTAATCCAAACTTTCATTAATTTGAACCCAAACATCTGTATcatgcatacaaaaaaaaaaaaacaaaaaccaactcTGACACGTTTGTCAGTTCATTATGCACAGAGCAGGTTGATGGTGATTTAATTTCAGCCTCTGCACTGACACAGGCAGCAATCAGCTCACTTCTTGGTGAGGAGGTGTTCTGTTACCTCTCCAATACTTCTCTCATAATTCCTTCTGAAGGCCAGACGTTATCCCTCCAGGTGCTACACAGTATGTACCCAGACTCAGAGGAAAGTGTAGAATGAGAAAGACTTTACTACAGGAAAGTTTGCAACAAGGTTATATTAAACTGGATGCTCAGACTAGCCTGCACGGTTAACCCTTACAGAAATTTTCCCAATTCACAGAATTAGTTGAGGTGCCTGAAGCATATGCTGCCTTTTAAGGTCTGTTCTGCCATTCTGGTGAGATTGTCACAACTCTTAGGGGATAGCTGAGGGGATTGTGTacctgctcctcagctgctAACAATTACAGGAACTATAATACTAAAGAGCATTGACAGTTTCAGACTGAGGAGAGAATATATGCTCCACTCAACCAGCAGCAGTAAGAGGATGACATCTTCTGAAAGCAACAGATGAGTGATCGATGTTTGCTTGCTACTCAGGATAGAGTCACTTCTTGGGAATGATTACATTGAAAAGCTCGAGCTAAAACAGTCACAATTTATGAGGCTATTGGCAAGTGGGGAGGAAAGAGATCCGTATTTTTCCCCAGTATGAATTTGTTGTTATGTGACTTTTCCTAACAGTGCCTATAATCTTAGTCATCACTGTacaaaagtcattaaaaaacccaacacagccATACATTAAAAGAGGAAATTACAGATCTGATGCAGGAGATACTCCACGTCTGATTTCAGACACTTGCGCTCTACTGCCTCCCATCTCTTGCTCCTGCACCTGTTTGCAGCTTCTTTGTACTGTAACCTCTTCAGGGAAATTTAATTCTATAATCCCTCCGTAAAATGCCTAGCACATTCTAGTTCCATATAAATAATAGATAATAAAATGTACGCCaatttgcctttttcagtgGAAACTACCATGTTCAGAACCATTACAATCGCAATTCTAAGATACTCTTTTTGTTATGAGGAAAGGATGCTCACAAAAAGGGTACAACTTATGAAGACATTTCTTTATTCTATCAAGGAGACTTGCTATGGGTGACTAGAATTAAATTGCCCATGTAGCATATCTGATAACTGTATTACTGATTATGAAGACAGACAAGATTTACTGAACGTTGTATT from Gavia stellata isolate bGavSte3 chromosome 2, bGavSte3.hap2, whole genome shotgun sequence includes these protein-coding regions:
- the KCNK1 gene encoding potassium channel subfamily K member 1, which encodes MLQSLAGSSCVRLVEQHRSAWCFALLVLGYLLYLVFGAVVFSSVELPYEDLLRQELGKLKQRFLEEHACLSEQQLEQFLMRVLEASNYGVSVLSNASGNWNWDFTSSLFFASTVLSTTGYGHTVPLSDGGKAFCIIYSVIGIPFTLLFLTAVVQRIIVYVTRRPVLYFHIRWGFSKQVVAIIHAIVLGFITVSCFFLIPAAIFSVLEDDWNFLESFYFCFISLSTIGLGDYVPGEGYNQKFRELYKIGITCYLLLGLIAMLVVLETFCELHELKKFRKLFYVKKDKEEDQVHIMEHDQLSFSSISDQAASMKDDQKANEPFVTSQSPTSNDSSLNN